aaaaaattctcccaaagtgccaccaaataacaccatttttatctctatttttcaaaagctcgaacagcaggagggggacacccccctcctgaccacccccccgcaaaaatactccccaagtgctaccaaataacaccattttaatctctattttcaaaagctccaacggcaggagggggacatcccctcctgaccaccccccgcaaaaatactccccaagtgccaccaattaacaccattttaatctctatttttcaaaacctccaacggcaggagggggacaccccctcctgaccaccccccgcaaaaatactccccaagtgccaaataaaaccattttaatctctatttttcaaaagctccaacggcaggagggggacaccccctcctgacctccccccacaaaaatactccccaagtgccaccaaataacaccattgtaatctctatttttctaaagctccaacagcagcagggggacacccctctccgaATCCCCCCCCCctgtgaccgcttgcgtggccgcttgtggtgcttggcaccacatctttgccctctttatcttcagacagcgacgaactaaaaaaaattataaatctgaaaatttactctgaaaaaaaaaattgcacagctaatctcaattggaaaaaaaagtttcagaaatttacaatagtaaaaaaaaaaattcacaatttcattgtgaccacccccctcccaaggtctaatggtccatccctaaggtAAAAGTTGTTCACAGCTACACTCTGTAGCTAAGATTGAAAGTCTCCCCTCTCGCCCACTAGTTTTTAGCCTTTTCCAACCAGCCGCTGGCCTCCCAAGAATTACAAAAGCTACCCGCTGCTCTCTCCTCACAATGTTATCTGCCCTCCCAATCAGCAAACACAACTAAAAAACGGAATTCAACCCCTGCTTGTCCGCTGACCAGAAGAATAAAATTTCCCCTCCTGATGATTCCCCGCTAACCCTCTTGCCTTTATTTTTCGGGCAATTTTTTATTGGCTGCAGCCTCTAACATTTACTTCGTTGTAGTAAGGAAATAGTAAGAATGCATCAAAATAAAGCCTTGTTACCCCTGCAGTGTTTCTATAATTGACAaagaaaagtaacaattttggAAGTGCTTACCTATGAGACATTGCTTAACCTATACCTTGTACActaaatggccatatgaaataTACGATAGTTGACACATATTATATTTACTGCGTAATGAATCTGTATAAAAGTATAGGGCTGTAAATTATTACACTATATTCAGTTGGAGGGTCAATATCAACAGCCTTCTAATAAAATGTTGGTACTTGTTACCTATGAGACAGGGCATATAAGGCTATACCTTATACATTTGGGCTATATGACACAACATGTACGATACTTGACACAGTTTATCTAATTTCACTTAATGATTgatcaatttcaaaaaatcagatctGTTTAGGATTTATAGCATTGTATTTAAATGAAGTTTCAATTTCAATGACCTTAAAACTCATATCAGGGAGGTGTTTACCTATGAGATATTGCTTAGCCTATACATTGGTGGACCATGATGGAAAATATGCATATACTTGACACAAATTATATTGACTCTATGATGGATTTGTATCAAAGTAAGAACTATTTAGGATAGCACATCcattgtactatatttttaagttttaatttcaatagcaattcaaataaaaatgttggAAGTGTTTACCGATGAGATACAATTTACCCTATACATTACACATTGAAGGCTCAGTATGACACAAAATTGTTTAAACGTATGATTGTTTACATAGATTCTATATTTACTCCATAATGGGTTTGTATCAAGGTAAGATTTGTTTAGCATAATACATTTGGTACACTGTGTTTATTTGAAGTTGCAATACTATCAGCTTTCTGACAAAAATTTCGGAAGTGCTCACTTAAAGGGCATGGCTAACTCTGAGTACCCTATACATCCCAACCTTGTGCAAAACATATGACAGTTGACTCAAATTATTCTTACTCCACTGTTGACATTTACTAAAATATATCATTTGAGGTGTCAATGCAGAGAGTCTCATGATAGATATTTGAGAACCGATAAGCTATGTGATGTATAGCTTACTGATACTATGCTCCCATACTACACACAACATAGTATGCTTTGTATTGACAAGAACATCAACAACATACTATGTTTTGTGTGTTGATGATGTTCTTGTCAATAAAAAGCATGCATATATGTACAGGCAGCAGTAATTTGATTTTAGAGATGTAACTTAATTCTAGATTAAAATTCAGTGTAAATAAATCACAGGCAGTGATTGCAAACCAAATGCTCATTACAACATATATGTAATTAAAGGCATTCTAACTGTAACTGACAATTGTGTTTCAGGAACTGGTTTTTGTtgcatttgtcaacaatagttTCTAGGTGTACTTCGCACAGCGTATTGAAATACCTGGTACTCAGTTTGTTAACGTTGACTGTATATCTGTGTGACTCCTGCATTGTTAGTGTTGATAATAAAATTCAAGTCCAGACTTCAATtttagttttcaacaataactttTAATGCCCACAACACGCTGACAAGTTTCATTAAAGCTCCTGTAGCTGTAATTTGTTAACCtaaaaaaggctttctattttctctggttttctttaaattctacaaatttaaaacatatagtcttttactactgaaaaattggacaagtaaatttaaattttaaccgttattttgatttccctccatttttaaaaaatggtaatattacaaagaaaacaaagcatactATATGTCCCtgtgaaaaaatattcagtactatgcattatattggactattctgttgtttctgtgaagattccaatgaaTGTAGGCACgacgtacagtgtttttgctttatttgcatgagggcgccattttacgtttgggcaaacgtttattatttatctggctcaaaattgcacatgcagtcccagtggaGAGTTTATTTTACTTGtgtaaacacccctcaatgagtacattcccaatAACTTGTTtcagtttggaagtaaaatcacaaaaataatgctacaaGATACAGCCTATTGGGCCTTTAACAATGCAGGGTAAGAAGACCAAGAAATTGCATTCGATACATGGAAAAACGTACCCCAAAATGCCAAAAGTTAGGTAACTGTAGCTATTACACAAAgagcaaaaatatttcaatattaaattGCCTCAAGCAATAGTGCCGGGAAGGGGGTCATCAAATGTGTATTATTTTCTAAGGGACcatcaatttttttgagtgGGTAGGGGGAGGTTCTGTTCTTTTGACGGAGTTGCAGCAAGAATTTGCCGGCCACGCCCCTGGCTATAATAATTGAATACTCCCTAAGGCTCTTCGCCTATCGTTTTGCATGAGCATTAAGATAAGAAAAagttataatttttttacttgTTGATAGGTGTCATTGTGGACTTATACTGCTTTACACATTCGGGCGTCTTTGTCAAAAATGATCTGGATACAAGAACGTTCTAACAAAATGTTCAGGTCGTATCGATCTAGAATAATTCCCTAAGATACCCTCTTTGAAGCCTGTAAACGTTTGCAGTGATATTGATGGAAACGTATACGTGTCTGCCCTAATCGTTAGATTTCTTGGAGTGTGCTTTCTAGTTCCTTCGGTCTAAACAGCTAAGGTTAGCTGTAATAAAAACATCTGAGACTATGTTACTGACGCAGGGGTGAAGCGGTATCGTCTCACGATGGACACAGTACGTGACAGTGGATGTTCAGGTAGAAATAAACAGTCTATACCACTAATATATAAAACAAATtgtgaaatgtttttatttctaaatcatgcTTGCAAGTTCGTTCTGTGCTAAAACCTTGAGTCGAAGAATCAAGCAAACTCACTTTGCCAAACCGTCATGAGCGCTCGCCACAGACAtgataaatgtaattttttgtatatttccaattatttcccttttgtttGTAAAGCATAGTTTCTTGTACTCCAATAATCAGTCGAAATGCCGGGATATAATTCCTATTGTCATGTTCAATTTGAAAAAACAGCCTGTGGCTGTGTGTTACTTTTGATGTATAAGTTCAAAACTGAGTTTATTCAGTCCGTACTGGAATATATTATCAATAATAGTGTAGCAGTTTGTACAGCGTGTATGTATTGTATTTGCATGACCAACGTTTGTTATGTTTCCCAGTGTCTTTATCCGGGctgtcgtgcatatatgtcagtatcaaaatttacagcttgGAAACGTTTCCGCCCTCACAGTATTATTTAGTGCCGGCATTCTTCTTTCGGAACACCTAGAAGTAGCAAGAGAAAAAGTTATGTCACtattttatcatcattatcattaccaCAATTATCGATAAAATTATCATAAGGAACATACTTAATTTCTGTTCTGGACTTAGAACGTGATCCTCGATGAAGTCTCATGTAGTGCGACCCCTACAGTTGGTTGTGAGATCAAGTGAACATAATACAGAGTGGAGCGGTACATAAAGTAGCGACATGAATATGCATTCGCAAATCACGCTCtcgttagggactggacagaaattacagggggtgggccagTGTTTTCGAAACACCACTGCATCAAAAAttgtgacccttcaaaagttcttgctcaaaaattagtgaccctcccccttatccgtgaatgaaaataagtgaccctccccttttactcaaagcatttagtaaaaAGACATGTGATATGATGCAACAACAATAACCACTTCAGCTttattagggagccttcaggaATTACAGGTTGGggatgggccgggggaattccgTGCGCACCTGTACAGTAAAATGTGAACCTCTCCCCTATCcttgtgtctaaaatgtgaccctcccccttgtccggcattgtaaaacttgaccctccccaatcACTGCTGTATTCTCCCCGGgtataactgaaacagtatcagcgaATTTACATAACGACTagttcaattgttatgtaagttacgGACAGATATTACAGGAGAGAAGGCCGGGCCTGCCCTTTTCGGAGGGAGGgttgcaatttatcacgcaagcattTTGAAGGGTCCTGCATTTGCGGGATGGTCACCGTATTTTGCGCAACTATAAAGgagcaagatgtagctgatatACACATTGTAgtgcttcacccaaaaatatcaatatatgggagtctatcaggcaaactattgacaattttccaccACACAACAaactatatctgtacattatgtaaatgtgtaaatgtatatggaaataatgatacgtaacatataaacaaacatgcataaacgaacgaacaaataaacaaacagacaaacaaggAGCCCGAGTCCCCTCTGATTCCACAATACACCACGATGTATTGAAGCCCGCACAAACTTACGACGGCGGATTCGAATTCCCTAGCCAGCCTGCCAGCTTGCCCATGCTATATAGCGCCTCAGACCACGGGCGTAATTACGTCCATGCTCAGACCATACACACTAAAGTTTCCCTACTATCTATGCTCAGACGTGGTCGTCTGTGACTGCTACAGCAGTGTGAGCCACACCACATTTGATTTGCAAACACGCCTTCACTAGTTGACCACGCCCACATGTTTTTAAATAATGTTTCCCGCTCGCGCGTTTGTAAGTGCTTGTCAAAGGCCGGCTACAGGGCACCAGTGGAAACTTTGCTCCCCAAATATTCACGTGACCCCTATCTGTACGTCTGAGTCGTCCGGGGGTCAATTTCAGCGAATTGTGTCTCGTTCTGAGCAATGTTGTTGATTATGGTCTGAGTGCTTGCCAAACAGAAATAGCTCACAGTGCGAACGGTAGGGGCAGGACCGACGGTGTTAGAAAAACGGTCCCGGCAAAAATAACTCGCTGCCCACGCACTCAGCCTCAAGATCAAGCTGACACGCTGAtcataataacaacaacacgcGTTTCTGTTATGTAAAACATGAGCACGCTACCGGGACTGACTTCTACTAAAGAGAGAGAGGGTGCCATGAACGGCTTGGCGCTGAAGTCGCAGCATTGGCACGACTGTTGTTGCGAGTCACGGCAGAGTCCGAAGTCATGCACCCTCCAGGTAGTTGCTGCGCTGGTCATAATATTTACCCTTATCTTCGCATTCGTCGCCATGTTTTTCATCATGCGAAACGAAATCGCTACCATTCGTCTGGAGCTCCATGAGCTGTCTACTGATTTTCTGGACTTGAGGGAGAGGTGCGACACAGCTGACCTGACAGAGAGGCCGCGGCCGTTCTCTGTTGACCGTGACACTGCATTTGAACAGGTAGGTTTACGCCGCTTCTATCCTGCTAGTCAGTTGCTAGTAGCGGTACATGCAAACTGCTCATTTagaaattttatgaaaacaaaagtttcGACAAGCTCGAGACAATATCCTTTGTTCACATGCAAACGCAGTCCGGACAACAGAAAGGGCTCACTGCATGGGCCCTATTCAAACCATTGTTTCCGTGAGTGTGTTGCCTTGGAAACCTACGTTTCTAGGAATCTAAGGTGGCTGACCGAAGTATCATTTTGCCCTTAGCACGCGGAAAGGGAGAAGAATTTGGACGACGAAGACCTttgggaggtcaaaggttacgacCAGCAATCGCTGAACAAAGTGGACGGCCGCCAGAAGCGGGACGATGACGCAGATGCCGTACAGAGCGATGCCGCACCCGATAACGGAAGATGTGAGTAGCGTACATGGATATGGTAGGGACCACAGATGCAAGGACTCTATGTCTAACTCGTTTTACAAAGTGACAGCGATGTGCCAGATATCGGAAGAAGAAAAACACTAAGCAAATCATGAAAACTGTTCGTCGTTCAAACTTTTTGAATTCCCCCACACCGACCTCTGATACTGAAATTTAAAGTGTGGCAATCGCAGTGTGAGCTATACCCATGAAAATATGCACAAATCGAGCTACTTGGTTATTAGTCGTATAATTTTATGTACAGGTATAAGATTCATCTACCGAGCGCTATAACTCTAGAAAATACTTTCATTTTACAGCGACCAGGAGAAAGAACAGAGAAGAGAGACGACGAAAAGATAAAAAAGGTTGGTATTTATCACAAGgcacaaaatgaaaattgcaacgtAAAGTGAAACTACTACGTTCCCTCTCAGAGTTTACCTTGACATGCAAGAAGCATCTTAGAACAATGAAgtcgaattttgaaaatatgtttaattCTAGGTTGTTCCGTTTCTCTTTCGTTTTGGTTTACGTGGGCTGCTTGTATCGTGCAACGAAATCAATAGATACTATAGCAACTTGCAAAATAGTTTCAGAGCGTTCTGTAACTCATCAACGCGAGTGTTTACATCTACAGATTAAGTCGGTTGACGTTCGCTTtttcttttcttgattttgcaCCCTAAAGGCAAAAAGTGCAAACAAGGTTGTACAGGTATGTAGGCAAAGTTACACGATCTCGTCACATTATTTACATCTAGTGTTTGAGTTGTAAATCGTTTGCACCACAATCGAACTATTCGCATGCCATTAATCACACTTTAGCTCAATCTTTTCCATGCCTGTTAAAAGCGTGCTAGAGCGCTCTCTGTGAACAGGCACGATCAAAATAGATCGTTCAAGGCACTATTGTTAGTGTTTGCGCTTTCAGAACAAAGGCCTCTGAAAGACCGCATCACACTAATGCACCACATTGTTCATACGCAAGATCAAATAGAAGTGTGTTATTGCGCATGGTCAGACACTTGTCGGCATTGTCGCATAATTTAGTCGCTTTTGCTGTCAATGATTTATAAGTTCATCGTAAAACCGACCTTAACAAGTCAGCTTAGCTTTGTTGTCATTTTCTTATTATGCTCGATCGCTTTGCACCTTTCATCAATAAAGGCAAAAACTGCAAGCTCTAAAGCATCAATATAATGTACACTGTCGCTTTATCAACATCACTTTCTTCAAATAATATCACTTTGTACAATGCACGTTTGATTTCTGATCAAAGGATCTTTATCAAGCACTGTCATAACGTGTGAAAATGATCGTTGTGGAAGCACAGAATACGGATAGTTTTGCCTGAAAGCCATCCTTAATGCACTTAAACACGTATTACGAACACACTAGTTGCGCTGAAATCGCGTTGCTTGTTCTTTTGCTAGATTCACAATCAAAAACGTGTCGCGTTCAAGTTTTTACTCAGATTTAAGTCACGgttcgcgcctcgaaactgaaagacttaaacttttgcgacttttaaccattccctttcggaatcaataataacattttgagtagcagtgtaacattttgttctagagaaaaaaaatacccaatatttacagacacttgaaattgaaaatggtcgCAATCCCAGtggtaactctatggagaaaaaaaaatttcgattttcccAAAAGTAAGCTTGAAAAACTTGAATTActcatgaacttcaaaatgagcccctacaacttgaaatacattgtaaacaatGAGAGTCGGAACCTCTGTTTCCGAGGCGTATTctagcttaaccctttcaccaccatggtttgacccaaatccattgttttctatggtaaagttggacctgtatacagggaactgggggtgaaagggttaactctTACTGCAATAGTCAGTAGACAACTATATCTTGGAGTACCTTCTTAGACTCGTCCTAGTTACTGTGAAGTGATTCAGCCGcaaaggtcaaaacagaacaaaaaccgATTTTGAAGTAGCCATGGCAACAATTAAAAAATGCAACACGATGGCGTTATCGGCGATTCTTATGTAATATCATCAATAATAAAAAACGGAAAACGAATATTAGGTTTCgttttatttgttgttcacTGCATCttatttcattaatttaatCTTGGATTTTATCGTATAGTCGAGTTCCGTGTATTGAAACCTTGTACGTCTTTCTCAGAAGTCCATAGGTTTTTTTTCTCGGTATTATCTGCGTCAGTGATACTATTGTGACACGGGatagaatattttcatgtttcgtCAGCTTCAGTGTTTATGATACTATCTGTGGTACGTGGTGATGTGCGTGTACAGCCATTCCATTCTGAATTTTGCAGTAACAAAGAAGCGGAAACGTCATCGAAAAGGCGGCTGCAGGAAAAAGTGCAAACGAGGTCGGTTCAAAGACAGGTTCTTTCTAAAGCATGCAGGCTAACACTTGATAAATAGGATACTATGTCTTGCGTATGATCAAAGTGAAAGTACAAACAGCCTCGCATGAAGCTTGACTTTCGTCTCGAGTGAGACTTACTAACCgatgaatgtgtgtgaatgtcACTCGAACAAATCGCTTCCTGTACGAAACGTTCCCGCCAAAAAGTGCCTGAAACTGACGAGACTCGAGAGGCCGCGCAGTTCTATAAAATAAAAGGTTGACACATGCGCAAAGTGGTTGGCTGGCCCAGGTCACATACTGTAGTGTAATTGTagtgaccacagtccctctattcaCGTCAGTAGTGACGTTTCTCATCGGAGATAACAAGTTCGCTTTATCAGCACGTCAACGATGTGGATATTTTTTTCTCCGTCGTACACATCCCCCTGTTCAGTCAAATGAAGAGAAAACAATATGGAAACACAATCACAAGGATGTAAACCATGTCTCACGGCGAATGATATCCAGGTACTACGTTTACTGTGTGTGATCAGGGTATACTTGTTACCGGAACGATTAACTACAAACTCTTCCTATCGCGTAGACAACCGCCGAATATGCGATTAGGTGGTAGTGCATGATAACTTAGGTTCAATTACTCAGACTGCGCAGTAGATGCCGCAATACAGTCTGGATAAGCGATACTGCATGCTATCCCCGTGACTACATATTCGACCTGTAACCTCATATGTTTTTCTATCTTCATTTTTGTCTGCCACATGTTCACGTAGCTTCTCTTAGCTGTGTAAATCGCAAACAACCATCGCTGCACAAACAACCTTAAACATAAATAGGCAGTACTGTCGCTTAACATCTACGTTAGCaaattcaaaattatgaaaattatgaaGACTTGTTCGTTTAAGGACACCTCATATTTATTGAGCTGCTATGTTTATGCTAAGGTTCTCCTGGTCCCGCCGGACCGCCCGGTCCAGTGGGACCTCCTGGTCCCATGGGGGAAATTGGGAAAGCGGGTCCATCTGGCCTACCGGGAAGAGACGGAATTCCAGGGCCAGCGGGTGCGCAAGGGGCACCGGGCCTGCCGGGGCCGAAGGGAGACAAAGGTGACGTGGGAGAAAAAGGCAAGCTCTGGTTTGCTTTACTCTACACACTCATAGTTCAAACTTTTCACCGCTTGAATTTTGGCGGGAAGTTTGGTCGGAACTTTTAAACCAGGCTCCCAAGAATTCGTATTTCATTGAATTTCACGAAAATTTCATAACATGAACATGGTCAGTTTGTATGCCATGTTTTTTTACAGAGCACGAATACACAACAAAATTGTGTTGTTATAGCCGATAATTTGCACATCGCGTCAGTGTTGATCGTACTCCTACAAGTTAATCGCATGCCCGTCCAAAAAGAAATATCGGATACATTTATAATTTCgctttattcattttttcagGGCCCCCTGGCGAACCCGCCCCAAAGGTAAGCACAATAAAGGTTCATAATTTCCCAATGGCTAGGTTTGCTGCCGAgtaaattcaaatcaaacacTTTTTGTCTATTcgaagaaatttgaaattttatttttccgtcATTTTAATTAAGCCTAATATATAAAAGCTCAATCAAGTACACATTTGTCTCAGCCTTTGTCTGTTGTCTATCtgtacttatgtatgtatgtatgtatgtatgtatgtatgtatgtatgtatgtaagtatgtatgtatgtatgtatgtatgtatgtatgtatgtatgtatgtatgtatgcgtgtatgtatgtatgtatgtatgtatgcgtgtatgtctgtatgtatgtatgtctgtatgtatatcatATAATGTTATGCATGTTTGGCTAAGTGTATAAAGTACGTAAGCTTACATTCGCATGTACTTCACTCCACCTCACCGTAAATCCCTCGCAGGAAGTCCTGTCAATTATGTGCCTCGAAGTTGAAAatcgtaaacttttgctcaaacatcccctgggaaactctaaaccattctctttcgaaatcaagaataaaattttggtcaccgtgcaaatttttgtagtATTGAAACGATTTAACAGTACCTTAAATTTACGGAgacttgaaattcaagatggcggccatttctcTGTAAACTCTTATGgagacaaataaaattttcaaatttcacaaagtaAGCTGGTAAAAACTTTAATTACTCCTTGAACATCAAATGACCCCCACAAAGAGTTGAACAAAAAGTATTGTACAAGTTTGAGGGTCTGTATAtgtgtctccgaggcgcattttaccaCAAGTTTGGTTGCACAGTCAGACTCACTAAATCGACAATGAGTGACCAATTCTGTGGAGTCAGAGTCCGTCCGTACAATGATGTTCAAACATGTGCCGAATAAAGATGTCAGGTCAGTCACTGGCTGAAAAGGGGAATGGAAAAATAAGACCACAAGTAAGCCCATGTGTTCTGTCATTTGTTGGCGTTTCTTTTTGTGATGGAGTAAGCTGCAAAACATATTTGCCCTACATGTTTTTTGCATCGATTTTTGCTGGCTGTTTGTTGTTGTTCCATAATTCCCATACCGCTGCATTTCTTTCCATTCCCCATTATTAGTTTCTCGCCGCACACTTCCAAGGAGACAGCGAAGCAGCTGTCCATACTGGTCCAAGTAAGTTTCGAATCTTTTCTCCAGTTTTACTGATCATTTCATTCCTATGTGTCCGCCATTTTAGTTTGACGTCGCCGCGGCGCACTTCATCGGAGATTTCGATAAAGCCGTCCGGATGGGGAAAGGTACGTGTTTTTGAACTGTCACGAATGAACACATGCACATATATTTATTCCTTTGAAATGTCAGCTCCggtttgaaaaacaaacaaacaaacaaaacgtaTCTGATCTGTAACAAGATGGCGGTTTTGATCACGTGGCGACCAATGAGCTTCAGACTCTGGGGCACTCTACGTTCGATCCTCGGTACGCATGTAGAAACAGCTGCCAGCAATGTTTACCTTCAAATATCTCTTATTTGGCTTTACATTTCAGCCAGTATACCAAATAAAAGTTCTTAATGAGAGCTGATCAGGTCTTCAGGTCTTTGCCACTGCATGTGGTCGAGGGATAAAGGTCACTCATAAAGCggaacaaaattgaaattcgtGGTACAGGGAAATGAATTAATCACTTCCTCGAAAA
Above is a window of Ptychodera flava strain L36383 chromosome 19, AS_Pfla_20210202, whole genome shotgun sequence DNA encoding:
- the LOC139118874 gene encoding uncharacterized protein isoform X7; translation: MSTLPGLTSTKEREGAMNGLALKSQHWHDCCCESRQSPKSCTLQVVAALVIIFTLIFAFVAMFFIMRNEIATIRLELHELSTDFLDLRERCDTADLTERPRPFSVDRDTAFEQHAEREKNLDDEDLWEVKGYDQQSLNKVDGRQKRDDDADAVQSDAAPDNGRSTRRKNREERRRKDKKGKKCKQGCTVTKKRKRHRKGGCRKKCKRGSPGPAGPPGPVGPPGPMGEIGKAGPSGLPGRDGIPGPAGAQGAPGLPGPKGDKGDVGEKGPPGEPAPKFLAAHFQGDSEAAVHTGPSGEIHYWDYADWMKKPSYSWLQNKFVLDHQGNITIQDSGLYYIYSQITFLDANAFVGHSVHIGDYRFLRCKLFRDFKVPLIIQQYHTCHVSGIAQVESGQKVYVRLSHSELKVDIQSDSSYIGLYRLR
- the LOC139118874 gene encoding ectodysplasin-A-like isoform X8, with product MSTLPGLTSTKEREGAMNGLALKSQHWHDCCCESRQSPKSCTLQVVAALVIIFTLIFAFVAMFFIMRNEIATIRLELHELSTDFLDLRERCDTADLTERPRPFSVDRDTAFEQHAEREKNLDDEDLWEVKGYDQQSLNKVDGRQKRDDDADAVQSDAAPDNGRSTRRKNREERRRKDKKGKKCKQGCTVTKKRKRHRKGGCRKKCKRGSPGPAGPPGPVGPPGPMGEIGKAGPSGLPGRDGIPGPAGAQGAPGLPGPKGDKGDVGEKGPPGEPAPKFDVAAAHFIGDFDKAVRMGKGGEIHYWDYADWMKKPSYSWLQNKFVLDHQGNITIQDSGLYYIYSQVQYYDSFPFMGHTVLINDKVFLRCTESTVSDQRRFNSGYIAGVAYLEEDTKVSVRVSYDQRLIQLGPETTYVGLIKVA
- the LOC139118874 gene encoding ectodysplasin-A-like isoform X4; amino-acid sequence: MSTLPGLTSTKEREGAMNGLALKSQHWHDCCCESRQSPKSCTLQVVAALVIIFTLIFAFVAMFFIMRNEIATIRLELHELSTDFLDLRERCDTADLTERPRPFSVDRDTAFEQHAEREKNLDDEDLWEVKGYDQQSLNKVDGRQKRDDDADAVQSDAAPDNGRSTRRKNREERRRKDKKGKKCKQGCTVTKKRKRHRKGGCRKKCKRGSPGPAGPPGPVGPPGPMGEIGKAGPSGLPGRDGIPGPAGAQGAPGLPGPKGDKGDVGEKGPPGEPAPKFDVAAAHFIGDFDKAVRMGKGNPRQYGEVTVGRGGEIHYWDYADWMKKPSYSWLQNKFVLDHQGNITIQDSGLYYIYSQVLYYDPSTFMGHAIYVNADKFVSCTKTTPRPDAKYNTCHTGAVTQLDGGSRVSVRIIYANRVINMHADSSYVGLVKLA
- the LOC139118874 gene encoding uncharacterized protein isoform X5, whose amino-acid sequence is MSTLPGLTSTKEREGAMNGLALKSQHWHDCCCESRQSPKSCTLQVVAALVIIFTLIFAFVAMFFIMRNEIATIRLELHELSTDFLDLRERCDTADLTERPRPFSVDRDTAFEQHAEREKNLDDEDLWEVKGYDQQSLNKVDGRQKRDDDADAVQSDAAPDNGRSTRRKNREERRRKDKKGKKCKQGCTVTKKRKRHRKGGCRKKCKRGSPGPAGPPGPVGPPGPMGEIGKAGPSGLPGRDGIPGPAGAQGAPGLPGPKGDKGDVGEKGPPGEPAPKFLAAHFQGDSEAAVHTGPRNPRQYGEVTVGRGGEIHYWDYADWMKKPSYSWLQNKFVLDHQGNITIQDSGLYYIYSQVQYYDSFPFMGHTVLINDKVFLRCTESTVSDQRRFNSGYIAGVAYLEEDTKVSVRVSYDQRLIQLGPETTYVGLIKVA
- the LOC139118874 gene encoding uncharacterized protein isoform X2, with the protein product MSTLPGLTSTKEREGAMNGLALKSQHWHDCCCESRQSPKSCTLQVVAALVIIFTLIFAFVAMFFIMRNEIATIRLELHELSTDFLDLRERCDTADLTERPRPFSVDRDTAFEQHAEREKNLDDEDLWEVKGYDQQSLNKVDGRQKRDDDADAVQSDAAPDNGRSTRRKNREERRRKDKKGKKCKQGCTVTKKRKRHRKGGCRKKCKRGSPGPAGPPGPVGPPGPMGEIGKAGPSGLPGRDGIPGPAGAQGAPGLPGPKGDKGDVGEKGPPGEPAPKFLAAHFQGDSEAAVHTGPRNPRQYGEVTVGRGGEIHYWDYADWMKKPSYSWLQNKFVLDHQGNITIQDSGLYYIYSQITFLDANAFVGHSVHIGDYRFLRCKLFRDFKVPLIIQQYHTCHVSGIAQVESGQKVYVRLSHSELKVDIQSDSSYIGLYRLR
- the LOC139118874 gene encoding ectodysplasin-A-like isoform X3 — protein: MSTLPGLTSTKEREGAMNGLALKSQHWHDCCCESRQSPKSCTLQVVAALVIIFTLIFAFVAMFFIMRNEIATIRLELHELSTDFLDLRERCDTADLTERPRPFSVDRDTAFEQHAEREKNLDDEDLWEVKGYDQQSLNKVDGRQKRDDDADAVQSDAAPDNGRSTRRKNREERRRKDKKGKKCKQGCTVTKKRKRHRKGGCRKKCKRGSPGPAGPPGPVGPPGPMGEIGKAGPSGLPGRDGIPGPAGAQGAPGLPGPKGDKGDVGEKGPPGEPAPKFDVAAAHFIGDFDKAVRMGKGNPRQYGEVTVGRGGEIHYWDYADWMKKPSYSWLQNKFVLDHQGNITIQDSGLYYIYSQVQYYDSFPFMGHTVLINDKVFLRCTESTVSDQRRFNSGYIAGVAYLEEDTKVSVRVSYDQRLIQLGPETTYVGLIKVA
- the LOC139118874 gene encoding ectodysplasin-A-like isoform X22, yielding MSTLPGLTSTKEREGAMNGLALKSQHWHDCCCESRQSPKSCTLQVVAALVIIFTLIFAFVAMFFIMRNEIATIRLELHELSTDFLDLRERCDTADLTERPRPFSVDRDTAFEQHAEREKNLDDEDLWEVKGYDQQSLNKVDGRQKRDDDADAVQSDAAPDNGRSTRRKNREERRRKDKKGKKCKQGCTGSPGPAGPPGPVGPPGPMGEIGKAGPSGLPGRDGIPGPAGAQGAPGLPGPKGDKGDVGEKGPPGEPAPKFDVAAAHFIGDFDKAVRMGKGGEIHYWDYADWMKKPSYSWLQNKFVLDHQGNITIQDSGLYYIYSQVQYYDSFPFMGHTVLINDKVFLRCTESTVSDQRRFNSGYIAGVAYLEEDTKVSVRVSYDQRLIQLGPETTYVGLIKVA